The Spirulina subsalsa PCC 9445 region TTCTTCACCCTCACCGCAGGCGACGGAAAATATTTGACCTACAAAGAATTTGCCTTAGTTGATGGCGTTGGGGTTTCTGCGACCGAAGATATTAAAAAAGACCCCAGTTGGGGAGAAATCGACAGCAACGGAGAACGCTTAATCGTAGACTTTGCCAAAGCCACCGCTCTCAGATCCATTGACTTAAGCTTCCTCTATAAAGACGGTGTTAACAGTGACCGTGTGAATGAAGTGGCTAAAGTGACCGCCACCCTGTTGGATGGTTCTTTGGTGACTCATACCCTCTCGGTTTTAGGGGATACCCTCGCCGGATGGTCTGGTAACTATGACGGGACTGCGGTTAAAAATATGTCTCCTTCCATTGCCTTTGATGGAGTGAACCATGCAGGCGGTTGGTACAGCATCCTCAATCCTTTTGGTGATTTAGAAGTCGCATCCTTAGAATTCACGGCCGTCCGCCTGAATGACAGTTTAGCCCGCCAAAGCTGGGATTCTGACTATGCGCTCAAAGGGATTAAAACCGTTCCCGAACCCGCTACCGTTCTGGGTTTAATGGGTGTGGCAACCTTAGCCGGATTCACGGCTCGTCGTCGCCGCGTGGACAGCTAATAAGTCCAACACCACAGAGCCCTAACAAGATCACCGAATCTTCATAAACAACTCAAGCCAAGGGACTACAGTGAATGTGGTCTTTTGGCTTAATAATTGTGCCGTAAGTTGCTTAATAAATGTAAAGATTAGAACAAGTATCAGCCAATTGTGATCTTGATCCCTGCGCTTTGGCTGATTCTGCCACATAATAAGAACTATAGAGTGAGTCAGCCAAAGAAATAATTCAAAAACTTGTCTAGCTGTTGAGGTAATCAAAATTATGAAACTTAATCCTACTGCTTTAATCTCTGGTCTTGCTGCTGCTGGTGCGATCGCTGCTAGTGGAATGACTGCCCAAGCCGCATCTTTTACCGCTCGTGACGCTGAAGCAGCTGCTTGTGCCAATCAACAAGTCTGTGTCGTGAACGACTTCTTCACCCTGACGGCCGGGAATGATATGTACTTAACCCATAAATCTTTTGAGGGGTTCTATGGACTAGGTATTGCAGAAAATCCCGATCCAAATCTGCAATGGAAAGATGACCCCAGTTGGGGTGAAATTGACAGCAATGGCGAATTCTTGCGGGTTGATTTAGCTGTGACTAAAGCCCTAAGATCCATTGATTTAAACTTCCTCTATCAACCCGGTGTTAACTCTGACCGCGTGTTTGAAGTGGCAGAAATAACCGCCACCTTACTGGATGGTTCTTTCCTCACCCATACCTTAACCGTAACGGGTGATACCAGTGCTTCCTGGAGTGGTACCGGTTCTGTGGTGAATGTTTCTCCCTCCACTGCCGGGGGTGGTGGATGGTACAGCATCCTCAATCCCTTTGGTGATTTAGAAGTGGCTTCTTTATCCTTCGCCGCCGTTCGGGTTAATGATAGTTTAACTCGCCAAAGCTGGGATTCTGACTATACTCTGAAAGGGATTGCCACAGTTCCCGAACCTGCCACCGTTCTCGGTTTAGTGGGTGTGGCGGCTTTAGCGGGCTTCGGTGTACGCCGTCGTCAAAACAGCGAACAATAAAACCCTGAAAACTCAAGCAGTGAAGCGTCAAACACAGAAAACACGAG contains the following coding sequences:
- a CDS encoding PEP-CTERM sorting domain-containing protein; protein product: MKLNSTALISSLAAAGAIAATGMPAQAASFTASDAAGCAGLTSCVVNDFFTLTAGDGKYLTYKEFALVDGVGVSATEDIKKDPSWGEIDSNGERLIVDFAKATALRSIDLSFLYKDGVNSDRVNEVAKVTATLLDGSLVTHTLSVLGDTLAGWSGNYDGTAVKNMSPSIAFDGVNHAGGWYSILNPFGDLEVASLEFTAVRLNDSLARQSWDSDYALKGIKTVPEPATVLGLMGVATLAGFTARRRRVDS
- a CDS encoding PEP-CTERM sorting domain-containing protein; this translates as MKLNPTALISGLAAAGAIAASGMTAQAASFTARDAEAAACANQQVCVVNDFFTLTAGNDMYLTHKSFEGFYGLGIAENPDPNLQWKDDPSWGEIDSNGEFLRVDLAVTKALRSIDLNFLYQPGVNSDRVFEVAEITATLLDGSFLTHTLTVTGDTSASWSGTGSVVNVSPSTAGGGGWYSILNPFGDLEVASLSFAAVRVNDSLTRQSWDSDYTLKGIATVPEPATVLGLVGVAALAGFGVRRRQNSEQ